In Polaribacter sp. L3A8, a genomic segment contains:
- a CDS encoding MCP four helix bundle domain-containing protein, translating to MVFYNKVKWVLGILMVFILIIATNLIDRNNFSRVKDSVVAIYKDRLIAKDLIFKMSNSVQEKELAVVASDSVFFSNRNKKVSQDIQDFVKLFEQTNLTLQEKKIFSDYKNNLEILKSSETNFIQSKFTDKTPLINHISSVKLNLNDLSKIQLDEGKRQMFLSEKAIDSVELFTKIEIYILIFLAILIQVIVIYKPKEN from the coding sequence ATGGTATTCTACAACAAAGTAAAATGGGTTCTTGGTATTTTAATGGTTTTTATATTAATTATTGCAACAAATCTTATTGATAGAAACAATTTTTCTAGAGTTAAAGATTCTGTTGTTGCAATTTATAAAGATAGACTTATTGCAAAAGATTTAATCTTTAAAATGTCTAACTCTGTACAAGAAAAAGAGTTGGCTGTTGTTGCTTCAGATTCCGTATTTTTTTCAAACAGAAATAAAAAAGTTAGCCAAGATATTCAAGATTTTGTTAAGCTGTTTGAACAAACAAATCTAACACTACAAGAGAAAAAAATATTTAGTGATTATAAAAATAATTTAGAAATATTAAAAAGCTCAGAAACCAATTTCATCCAGTCTAAATTTACTGATAAAACACCTTTAATCAATCATATTTCATCAGTAAAACTAAATCTTAATGATTTGTCAAAAATTCAGTTAGATGAAGGTAAAAGACAAATGTTTTTAAGTGAAAAAGCCATTGATTCGGTAGAGCTTTTTACAAAAATAGAAATTTATATATTGATTTTTCTTGCAATTCTAATTCAAGTAATTGTTATTTACAAACCA